The following nucleotide sequence is from Takifugu flavidus isolate HTHZ2018 chromosome 4, ASM371156v2, whole genome shotgun sequence.
TAAACAGCGTGCTGTAATTAAAGCCTTCGGTGATTGGAGCTGTCAGGGGAGGAGGCTCCAAACAGAGTTGCCGTTTCTTGAAGAAACGATTGAACCATATGTGTGTCGATGGAGAACATGTGAGGGACGGTTTAAGATGAACAAACAGCAGGAGGACTGACTCAGACGGGTTAAATGAGGATTGAATTAAAGGCCTGAGGGCTTGGATGAACAGCCACGGTCAAGATAAAATGGGGTTATTTAACAATCTCAATTGAATATCGACCCGCGTCTTGAAGTCATCTCACTTTGAAATACTTTCAACATGACTGTATCCATAATGGATGCGACTGTTGTGTTCTGGGACGGTGAGCTATGAGCCCGTTAATGGGTCTGATGATTAAAGACCTCCTCAGGAAGGAGGCAGGGTCGGCTAAATGAAGCCGAGGGAGGCCGAACGTTGAGCTTTGTGCGAAGCTCTAAAAATATATCTGCCCGTATTCTGGGCGTCACAGTCGCACGGCCAAACTGGCGCTCTGTCGGTGAAAAACCAAACTTTGCATTTTCCCGCGAGAGCAGCTTACTGACAACACCAAGTAATCGGACTGAAACCAATAAAGGGAGACAATGGGAGCTGTCAGGCACAAAGCTACTGGGGATTCATTGACTGGTTAAACAAAACCTTTCTTGCCTGGAAAGCGTGCTCTTTTAAGATCATTGTTGTGCACAGAATAACAAATAAAATCGGTTCCGCAGTGCTAAATAGGCCCAAAAGGCCGGATAGGCTCTACCTTAGCAGCAAACGAGGAGCTGGGCTTCTCCAGCAGGTCCCAgagtttcttcctcttctcagaGCAACACGTGGTTGTGAACTCTTGGCCGTCCCTCTCTCTCATGTTCTCGGCTTCTCTTTTCAGCTCCTCGTTCATCTGCTCTTTTTTCTGGTGGTACCGGGCCTGGCAGCAGGACTCCAGGTAGATCTCGTCGATGCCCCAGAAGTCCAGCTCCTGACTGAAGGAGAGCGCGCACATCTCCTCCATCATGTGCAACTTTCCCGTGCGGTAGAAGTTAAGGATGGAGGTGAAGGCGCCGGGGTGTCTGTCAAAGAAGTACTCGTTGCTATCCAAGCTGTAGTCGTCGCATATCTCCATGATAGAGTCATGGGTGTTGCAGTCCCTCAGCTTGCCCAGTCTCGTACGGGGCAGCCTGTCCAGTGTCCTCCACAGGACTTCATGGAGGAGGCCCCCGACGTTGAGTCTCACCCGACGGGTGTGCGTCTTGCTACGGATGATGTCCATGGTATCTGGCGGCGCCGAGGTGCCCGAGTGTGACCCGGCTTTTATCATCTTTGTTCAAGTCACTCGAAGAGTTAGAGAGTCCGGTTGATTAGGAAGAGCTGGCCCAGCACACAGCCGCATCAGGAGCCGTCATTGCTTCTTTTTCTGGCTgtaaaaagagaataaaagcaTCTCAGTGTCCTGTTGTGTGGCCCGGGTGTCCTACACCAGcaatgtcaggtggtttatcCACTCATCAGAGAACCAAATAGATAATTTAATCAGCTTTGGGAGGCTTTTCTCGCTCTCAGGGGTGACGGGTATTGGGGAGAGGTAGCCCGCTGGGCCAATCATGAAGTGGGCTTATGAGAGCTGTCCAGTTCTGAGCCGTCCGCCCGGAACCTGCCTCTGTCCCTGGTGCTGAAACGGCTCGGCTCGGAGCTCGGAGGGAGCGTGTGTGACAGATGTGGTGTTTCACAAGTGTTCTGCGCTGATATTAAGACGGATTATCGCTAATACATCGATTTAAAAGTTAAAGGCAGAGCCCTTAGGATGCATGTCGACTACTCGGACATTTAAATCCGGGAGTTTCAAAAGTCGATAATAAAAATCAATCCGGCAGTTTTTGCGCAAAGTGTGCGTCATGTTATATTTTTGGATGCATGAGCTGGGAGTAACTACGCCTGAAACCAGCCacaaggagagaaaaaacaaactaacaacaaaaacaaaaaaaacatacgTGCCTTTTTTGCCTCCTCCGAGATGGCCATCAGCAACATTTCAGGAATATAAAATCATTAACAACTTCCAGGTCTTCGACGGAGGCATCATGAGCTGCGCGGGGAAATGTGAGGGAACGGAGCCTCATCGCGTCCCTGACCAACTCTGCAGGAGCCACTCAACAAGTGCAGATAGTGGAGAGTAGCCGGGAAGCgaccccctctcctccacctgctcacCGAGGAATGGGAGCGCCTGAAATATGAGCGCGATCCTGCCCAAGTGGATCTGAACTCGGGCTCCTCCAGCGGCTGCAGCCGAAGCAGGTTTAACCCTCGCAGAGCCGGTGAGGCGCGGATCGGCGTCTCTGTGGGGCCGGCGCAGTTTCAGTAGCGTTCACACCatacatctttaaaaaaaattaaaataaaacctgatAAAAACCTGAGCGTCTAATATTATTTAACCTTGACTTTTACAGAATCAGTCTCTGGCTGTTGACAGAGGCTAATCCTCCGGTGCTAACATGTGCATTAGTTACTCATTAATCCAGGTAAATGACACAAAGCCACTCCTATTCATCCCAACTTACACAGTTTAAAACTGTGTCTCCCATTTGTAATAAAGTGGCTTAGAggggaataaaaaaatataacaaCTGAATGCACATTAGTCACACAACCATCAACCACACAACCTGGGGTCCATGTTGACGTGCTGCTTCTAACCAAGGATAATTTGTTCTCCATACCACATATGAATCTAAACTTTCCACTTAGCCTCACTCTGCAAAcagcagtcatgtgacagggGACAGATGTGTGACCGCCTGTTTACAGAACAACCAGTCCATCATTGCACCAGTGCTGTCTATTCAACACCGAGAGCAAAATACTGATgtaaaaaagaaggagaaataCAACCGTGGCGTTCaaccataaacacaaacactttggGTTGTTCACATTTATTGataaatatcaaaataatgatatgtaggaaaataaaaaaacataaataaaaaaatacaaatgcagGACACATATTTACAGTATGAACAATGTGTTTGAAAGtgcatgcttttttttttcttatgttgtttttaaagtttttgccTAGGTCTGTATCGGACCAGCAAGTCCCCCTCTGGTTGCAGCATCCCAAATCCATAACGACTGGCATTAACCCCCGGCATCAGCGCGCACGGGTCACACAGCTCCAGGTCGTAGTTAGTCAACAGCACGTAAATATACCTGAAGAAGAACCGTGACATTAGAACATCCCAGTGGACACAAGTTTTAGAAATGATCACTTTATTTTCCTAAAGACAAGTTAGAAGGTTCAGCCGCTCACTGTTTCATGGTGCTAATGGCAAATTGTTTCCCCACGCAGCCATTGGCCCCTGCGCCCCACGGCATGCTGTGATACTTCAGCCGCCTGCCTCCTTTATAAAAGTCTTTCTTCACTGAGCCGTCTTCATTTAGAAAGCGGTTGAACTTGTATTTCTGAAaagaaatgtgggtttttttaaatacaaaatgcAACAGATAATAAAAAATGTGTGGCTAATTTTAGTTTTCAAGCGGTAAAACTGCAGCACGCTTCCCACTAATTAACTGGGTTTCTGTGTCTGGACTTGGATAAGTCCAGTTTGACCTCCCCAGTGGGTGATGCAGGCTGAGGTTTATTCATGGGGGTGGCTCGCCCCCATATAAATCACTACACAACTTAAGGCATTAATGACCCAATAACAAACAGTAAACACGATGCGTACTAGCAGCAGGGGATGGGTTTATAGAGGGATGGGTTAATGGGCATTGACGGTGTTAAGCTGTGGGAAACAAACCTGTGGTTCTTGGTGAATTTCAGGGTCCATTTGAGGGCTGATGAACGGGAACAAGCACACTCTGTCTCCTTTCCTCAGCAGGTACTGTTGGCCATCAACCATGTGGAGAACCTTATCCTGCAGTACCTCTCTGGTGATAAAGGGGGCAGCAGTGAGTCTTAGGGCTTCATCCAAGGCGCTATCTGAGAGGAACCaaaggaaaatgtcattttttttaaatcacatttcccCCTGTCTTGTATTTCTGAGTTTTTGCTACTTCTTGGCACCAGGTAAGATGTCGAGTATTAGATAAATGATTCTCAAAGATTTTCTGTCTACTGCATCTTGCTGGCAACCGAATGAACCTTCTATCAGCAGAGTGATGGTGTCTGCTATCACAATTCCAGATTAAAAGCCTCACCAAACACAGGGGTAACAACAGAGCTGTCCAGCGGTGACAGCTGTAAAGCTTCCATCTCCGTCTTCACGGCTGTCAGAGCCTCTGGATGTGTCAACAAGTAGCCCAGCATCCAGAACGCAGCAGGACCGACATTACCCTGGAAACAAACAGATACTCGCATGACGACGGTGATAAGACTGCGTCTCTCACTGTTGCATAGTGACGACGAAGGTGCCCAGATAGTAATAACATCTGAACCTCTGAAAATCAGGGCTCTGCCTGTTGCTAGTGGAACAAACCACAATGTAATGTGGAGATAAAAACAATGGCAGAACATAAAAAACTGAGAGAAGCTCTGGACAGACTCAGGAATGGAACAGTGTAGTGTGGCGATGGTTTACTTAAAAAGGCCATCCATCTGCCATCTTTACCCATCTGAGGGCGAGACACCAAAGCTGTTTGGTTTACAGAAAGACAGCACTGCCAGGAGCGTGGCATGGAAATTTAACAACCTATAAAACACCACTAATTGCCACCTAAATCACAAGAAGGTGATATCATCCAATTGTCAGCTCGAGGGCAGATGCAGGAAACTTCCATCAGTCGTCTTTTGATGATAATGTCAACCTCTGTATATTCCAGACGGACCTCGgaattttttatttgttaaaaagtGGAACTCGCTAAAATGATCTGATTAACCAAACAGTCACTTGATGCAATAACTAATCTTGAAACAGGGATGTGGCCTGATGAGTTACGCTTGAATTTCCAAAGACAAACAACAGAGCGTCACAGCTGACCTCTAACCTGATTCACATTTACTATCAGATAAATCTTTCTGtcagaaaaaggaagagaaagagaaaaggctgGGGAAAGTGATCGGCGTTCATTCACAGCATCCTGATTCAAGTACTCAATGCTTTCTTGGCTTCTTGACTCAAAGGCAGCCGCAGCAGAACTTATTTGCGCCCCCTTGTGCCCACAAACGGTAATGTTGCTACTGCGCTTGTCTGGGATCCAGGGCAAAAAAAACCCGACCTCGCAAAGACTCTAGCTGAGTAGTCACGCTCAGACATTCTGCTCACCTGTGTGGCCCACAGTTGCAGCAGCAAAGCCCTGGTCTGCATCTCATTGTCAACTCCTTCCTCCCGCAGGAGCCGTCTGTAGGCGTGAAGCCAAGGGGTCGAGCCTGAGCCTTTAGCGAGGCGTGCCGGAGCCAGAAGTTCCCAGAGCCTCTGGCGAGCACTCTGAGCTGTCTTCTTCTCATCTGCCGcccagaacaaaaagaaaaaccaaaacaaagtgtTGGgtcacagaaaaaaatgtaaataaattatTGTACAGGTGGGGGAGGAACATCATTTCAGGTAGGACAGGCCTGACTGGAGGTGGCgtgtgttgttctgtgtttGGTGAGCTCTCTTGTGCAAGACGGGTGTCAAAAGTATGACGATGATAATCACGAATCGCGGAACAAGAAAGGTGAGGCGAGGTGAGGCGAGGTGAGGTGAGGCAGCGCCTCCAGATCATGTGGGGCTTAATATCAGCCGAGTCAGGTCTAAAATAGAACCGGTGCGCTTTGTCAATTTTCCTTACATGACTTTAGTGTTCCTCGTGCCATTTTGGTCAACAGGCCGTCAAACTTCTTGTACTCCTCGTAGATGCTGGCGAGATCCGAGCAGTTGTTGTTCTGCTCCCCTCCGAACAGCGTCAGGTACCCCACCCTGCAGCGAGAGAGAACAGGTGAGAACAGGTGAGACTGTGGATAAACAGCGTTGTCAGGCCAACGCAGGTTTTCTCCCATATTGAACCGCGCTGCATTTTGCAACtggctttggttttttttggttcttcCACCGGGTCGCATCACACGTCACACGAGTGATGGCGTCACAGCGCACAGTTACGCAATGCGGTAATATCTCGACCCGAAACGGATCTTCCAAAAAAGGTCACCCGGGAAAGGAAAATTCCATCACATTGCTATAAGTATGTGGTCATACTGCATTTCACTCAAGTGTTTACAAACACATAATGATTGAAATCACCCCCGTATAAACTATTTAGGGCTTTTTCTcatggtgtgtatgtgtgtgagtgtgtgagtgtgtgtgtgtgtgtgtgtgtgtgtgtgtagaattGGGGTTAGAGGCCACTGTCTTACTTGAAGAGTAAGCTGTAGGAGAGGTTGAACAATCCATCTTCTTTCCAGTCTTTCTGGTTCTGAGGCATCTCAGCTTTCGCCACCTCCAGCATGTGTCTGCTCATGCTGCTGTTAAGGCCACACAAATTCATCCCCAGGAAGTGCCTGTGGACATGAAAGACAAGATCAGTTCTCgtcaaaaccaaaaacaaaagacGGCTGGGTAATAACAGAAGTAGAAGATCTAAAAATAGATTTCCTATAATCAAAACGTTATTccaacaggtttttttttttttggaggtgATGAAGTTTCATGTGATCTCAAGGGGAAAATTGAATCAAAAAGCATGAATCATGAAGTGAGAAGTATATgagtatatttatttattttttaaaaagggggaaCTTTACTGTGTCATCACTGCTTTTTCTTTGGCTGGTTCGTGGTTTGGGAGCCGGAGATGGAAGATCCTCTCCATCAGCACCTTTGCGTAGCTGTGAAAGTCCAGACAGTCCTGGTCATGAATGACTTGATCGTACGAGTGTGGGTCCAGCAGCACCGTCACGTAACGTCCAGCAGCGCGCACCTGTGGGAGAGGCAGCAGGTGTGAGACCCTCTACAGCATCCAGCGTCCAACACATGCTCACAATACTGCAGTTTTAATACTGCTGGAGATGCAGCTTGGAGAGATTATTTACATCTTTAAAGCTGAGGAGATAAATCGTCACTTGGATGGAACCGTCCGGTTTAACTGTTAACATGTGACATGTTTACTGGCAGGTGACAGAAACCCACAGAGACCAGTTTTGAAAGAGTCCTCCAtccctctatccctccatccgtccTCCACTCACTGTGAATATGTCTCCATGTTTACGCTTCATCCGCTCCAAGAACTTGGAAGCATCTTTTCCAAATTCAAGCGCGTGTCCCAACCATGGGATCAGCCCTTTGTCCAAAGGAGGCTCGTTTCTGGACCTAAAGTGGCAAATCACAACCACCGGATGAAATCATCACCGCATTCATCCTTTTGTCTGTATTATAATGATGGAGACAATGTATGGGGAGATCCCCTCAGAAGTCTGTCAGTGGAGTAGGTGAGTGATATTTATAATAATCCAAAGTGAAGGTTAGGATATTTCTCTATTTAACACCGTAGCGGCTCAACTACATTCCTTTAAAGTTTACGAGCCACAGAACACTCACCTGGATCGGTGCGTGAGGATAAAGTAAAGCAGGAGTGCGTGGACCAGCAGCAAAACAGTCCACATCATGTcgttttcctctcttccctgcAAAATCAGCGAGGTAGCATCTGCCCTCGTGTGGGCTTTTAAAGACGCGCGCtggcgtcacacacacactgacgtaAGACTATTCATTGTTGATGCAACTTCGGCTCCGGTGACTCGTTTGAAATAAGTTTAGGAAAATTCCTCCCGCGATCCAAGCGAAATCACCAAACtttcaacataaaaaaataaaaataaacaaaaccgaCAACTATACAGGTGGATCACAGCGACACGCGCGTTATAATAAAAGCTTTGGAGCTCTCAAAAAGGTTGCGTTTCTGTTTCTACCTGTAACTCCATCTGCGCCAAAGTACGCACGCACTCGTTATCCGATCCGGCTGTGAAAGAGTCCCTGCTTGGAAATGTCCTACTTCCGTCTTTGGCTGAGTCCCGCTGCGTCTCTGCTCACACCTGTGGCGCGTTCAGGTGAGCACGTCCGATGAAGAGCTGAAGACCAAAGAATTAAAGTGGAACGCAAACACGCTTCAgatcttttatattttttacCTGCTGGAAATAATGAATTCAAGACGGTGACGGACATTTTGACTCTTTATTTGACCAATGGAACAGGAATGTGAACATTCAACAGCTTCCTAATGTGTATCAGtcactcctctgctgctcctgtgacCGATTCCATATTAAATCACCAAAATGGAGCTAAAGGTGAACTTGAGGAAGAGcgcataaataaaaatgatcctGGAGGGCCGGAGGACAACGTCATAGAGGATGTGAACTAGGacagctccttctcctcttcctgcgcATTATTGGCTCCCCGGGACTCGTAGACGTCCTCTGGAGTTTGTCCAAAGGTGTTTGCCGTCCGTTTCAACAGGAAGACCCCAGCGTGTAAACCTCCGACATTGACCCAAACAGTGTGCAGCTTCCTCCACAGTCCCCCCATCCTGGAGAGGGCCTGGACAGGACATAAATCGTGTGAGCACAGGCTAACAAATGACACCGCTTCTTCTGCGATATACAAATACAGCTGCTGAAAGTCTCCTTTGAGGCAGGGAGGGTAAAACGATGTTTTAGAGTCCCGTTTAAAAAGCTGATTTCAGGATAAAAGTGTGGTTTTTTCAGGTTGGTGGAGAACGCACAATAACCTACGGACAAAGATCACATTTTTATAAAGGCGTCTTGGGAGAGTAGCACCCCTCAACATGCGACTCATCGTCCGGGGGAGTTTAAAGTAAACCTTGTTGAGAATCACGAGCTTCCAGGTGAAAAGTAGGTGAGCAAAAGCTGACAGAACACCGAATGGAAGAAAACAAATTGTCTCACACACGTACACTCGTGAGTATTTTCAGTTATTTTCACATTATAATGGAGTTCCTGTCTTTTCTACTGCCTACAAATGAACTATTGTGCCCCCATCAGGTCAGAGGTAAAAGTACGGGAATATGAGGGAACACATTCGTCAGACTGTTGACATTACTCTGGACTGAAGTCTCAACCCACTTTAACACTGTTTGGGCTTCTACTTCACGCTGAGCTGTAGAGTAACAGGAAGCTAACGCACCACAGACCCATCTGTTATTAGTAAGAACACAGCAGTTTcgcacaaacaggaaaaaaggctGTCATGCTTTGTTGCAACATATACTTAGTGGTGACTGGATGACTTCCATGGTAAGTTTGTCAACAGGGACACACAATATCCAGTTTAATCTAGTGACACACCTCCATCACAACATAACTACGTAgcggggaaagaaaaaaaagcacaaccgTCGATTACAAAAGGGTGGAGACAAACAACAGTCTTGGTGGCACAAAACTTTGTTTGCTGCGCTACACACCCATCTCACTTTATCACAAGTTCaagagacattaaaaaaaaaaacaggtttagGTGTGTCTAAAGTCTCACAGAGGCGGCAACAGttcagcaaattaaaaatgaggaTTATAATTGTATTAAAAGTGCTGCCTTTGTGTATCTATATTGTGTTCCCAAATATACAGCTGCCAGTCACGGCGTGTTTACTGGTCTGTGTTAGAACCTCCAATGAACACTAAGCCTATTGAGAAGGGTACATCCAGATTAACATTTGGATTAAGCAAACAACAACTAGTAGGGATCCTTAGGAGTAAGGACTGCAGTGGGACAGCACCTTCACACTTATTTCAGATTCTTTCAGAGAATCTGTAGTAGCCCTGATTGATAACCGACCTTGGAAAAACACTTCTTATCCTGCGTCAACAACACAGCCTTTCCCGAGCCTGGTCTGCACACGCGGGCCATTTCTCTCAGGCAGGACGGGTAAAGGTCCCAGTTCTTCTTCCTTGAGCCCATCCTGCCAGACGACAAAGGGAAGAGTTTGTGACGTGGAAGCTTTAAAACAAAGTGAAACCCACCGTGTCGCCAGGGATTGTGCTGCCTGCCTGTTGTTACCTCTTCCCGAAGGGCATGTCTGTGATTATTATGTCAATGGAGCTGGTCCTGATGGGTAGACTGCACAGATCCCAACGCACTGTGTCAATAGGCATTCCAGATGCACTAAAACAGATGTTGCACCCCTGTTAATGCTCAACAGCTGTAACAATGTATGGGAGATCAGATGAATCAAAATGTCTCCGGTCTCACCTGCCTTTATCCGCCCGCCGCCTCTGAATGTGAAAGACGTTATTGACTGTGCGGTTAACAGCCATGTCATTGTTGTCACCGGCCACGTAGAAGGAACTGTTAAATTCAATGGCCCCCTTTTAAGCAACCCAAACAAAAGGCAACGGTTGGTGGAGTTATAAACTCTTTTTTCTCCTTAGAGGGAAACAGATCTGATGGCGTGAAGTTCTCAAGTGATCAAGCAACCGTGAGGTGGACTTGCAACAGAGAAGGTGTACGTGTGTCCTAACGAGAGGTTTTAAAGTTGAATAACTGAAGACAAGATTTCACTGGTAATCTTCAATGTGACGTCTCACCTCCAGTGGAATAGCGCCGGTCCCACACATTGGGTCAAGAATTATATCTGAGGCCTGAGGTTTACAAAGCCTGCCAAAAGACAAGAAATGTCAGGTTGAATATGATAAGAAGCAGATCTGTTGTTAATCCATCCAACTAGCTTCTGTAATCTGCTGATTAGGCTTAACTGGGGTGACGGGCAGCCTTGGAATTTATGCAAGCTGTCAATGGGTGAGTGGCAGAAACACACCCTGGATGGGTCACTGGGCCACAAATacatcactcacacactcaaatCACTGTAATCAATTCTAAATCACAGGCACTGGGAAAAGGAGTAAAATCCACATAGATCTGCATGAATCTGCTCGAACAGAGGAATCACCTGAGCATCCCGTAGCACAAGGTCGAACGCAGCGTCGTGGGTCCAAAGTGGCTGATGTTTCTCCTGTGAAGACTCTCCTCGGTGAGAGCGATGCCAATCACCACCTCGTCATTGTGTATGTTTAGTAGCACCTACAGGACAAATATACATGATTAGAAAAcgaattattaataataaaaaaaaaccctcaagcCATGAGGTTTGTACATGAGCTGAATATTTGTTAACAATGTTAAAAGGTTGTTAAGGAAAAATGCTGCCCGGCTGGTACGGCGGTATTTATTTTGCGTCAGTAGAGTCAAGAAAAACTACCTCTACATCAAACTTTGTCATATCAGCTTTCCACTGGAAGAATTCCTGCACAGCCCCACCAAAGTCTCTGGCTGCCTCgttggaggagaagctgtgtTTGTCTCCAGCCCTGCTGCACGTCACGCGAAACTTAATAACTTTGGCTTCAGGTGCAGCCTCTGttgactcctcctcctcaggtatGCCCTCCACATTTGCCTGGgtttccacagctgctgctgcttgaggCAGATCTTGTTCTTCAGTGGTGGCGTCTACAGCCTCAGTGTTTGGCTTCGTTTTAGCACCACTGCCACCTTTCCGGAagcatttcttctttttgaatGAGCGGTTTAGTTTCCAAACCTCCAGAGCATTCGTCCAAGGGAGTTTGGAAGCCAGCTCCTGCAACTCCTTCAGCGTCTCCTCCTGAAAAATCGGGCAATGTTAGTCTGAGAGGCAGGCCGTCAAAAGCAGTTGAAAAACATTAATAGTTGCTACGGGTCACCTTTGATTCTTTAAAAGTGTAATGATCATATCGGTCAACCACAACGAACAAGTTATCCACAGACCTCAGAAGATGGACCTACAGCAGAAAAGATCTGTATTCAGTTTTCAGAAAGTAAACCTGGTCAAAGTAATCTTGTGGGGACTCAACAACAGTGCAGCGTGTTCTTTTTAATTATGCATTTGACTTTTATACCTGGAAGAGTTTGTCTGTTGTTATAGGAAAGTATATACGACCACGATCTTTACTGATGTGTACATCGACCCCGATCTTCTCCTTGACCTCTTCAGCAGCCGTGTGCTCGAATCCTGTGGGCACTGTTGCTCCAACGGTTACAGTGATGATGTGAGCAGCGTTGGCATCATTCTCTGCGGGAATGGGTTCCATTGTTTCAGGGCCCTGTTCTGCAGCTGCATCCTCCAGGGAAGACATGCTGTACAGTAGATCGAAGCAGACGTATGAGTGGACACCTGTCGACAAACTTCCGACTCACATATAACATCTAAGGATCAATCTGTCAATGTCATATGTTGCCATAAAGAGATGAAATCATGGCGCTGGCTACGTTAGAATTATATTACACAAACAAATGCGTTTTTGCAGTTAGCTCCAAGTACATTATACATATGAAATGTCATGCTTACAAACGTAATCAGAAATGCTTTCTACTATTAGCTTTCAGTGGCTAAAGGTTGTTTTAATGAGAACAGGGTAAGGTTAAACAAAAGAATTTCCAACCCCCTATcgagtgttttattttaaaaagcccaCCGCTTAGTGTGTAGAAGTTTTAAAAAGTCGTTTCCAGACAACCTGCAGTTTAACTGTTAGCAGAAGTGAGACCAGTGAGTCAGACACGAGGCGAAGAATCACTTCCGCTTAACGGCACAGCACTTCCGGTTAAAGGCCTTCGGAATAAAAGCTCCGACTACGAAACCGTCTAAAATTAAAAGAACTTTACATAAGTGTACTGATATTAAACTATCATATCCAGAATTCCATATAATTTTAATCATTATGAGAAATAAGTTTCAACCCAAGAATTCGACatgcttaaaataaaaataggtgCTTAGGTTTAGATTAATTAAAGACAAAGCAATTTTAAATCTATACTgacttccttttatttatttgttgatAATACATATGAACAAAATTTATGAATGTACTTctaaattatttaatttagcGCCATAAC
It contains:
- the LOC130524452 gene encoding prostacyclin synthase-like, whose amino-acid sequence is MMWTVLLLVHALLLYFILTHRSRSRNEPPLDKGLIPWLGHALEFGKDASKFLERMKRKHGDIFTVRAAGRYVTVLLDPHSYDQVIHDQDCLDFHSYAKVLMERIFHLRLPNHEPAKEKAVMTQHFLGMNLCGLNSSMSRHMLEVAKAEMPQNQKDWKEDGLFNLSYSLLFKVGYLTLFGGEQNNNCSDLASIYEEYKKFDGLLTKMARGTLKSYEKKTAQSARQRLWELLAPARLAKGSGSTPWLHAYRRLLREEGVDNEMQTRALLLQLWATQGNVGPAAFWMLGYLLTHPEALTAVKTEMEALQLSPLDSSVVTPVFDSALDEALRLTAAPFITREVLQDKVLHMVDGQQYLLRKGDRVCLFPFISPQMDPEIHQEPQKYKFNRFLNEDGSVKKDFYKGGRRLKYHSMPWGAGANGCVGKQFAISTMKQYIYVLLTNYDLELCDPCALMPGVNASRYGFGMLQPEGDLLVRYRPRQKL
- the thumpd3 gene encoding THUMP domain-containing protein 3 gives rise to the protein MSSLEDAAAEQGPETMEPIPAENDANAAHIITVTVGATVPTGFEHTAAEEVKEKIGVDVHISKDRGRIYFPITTDKLFQVHLLRSVDNLFVVVDRYDHYTFKESKEETLKELQELASKLPWTNALEVWKLNRSFKKKKCFRKGGSGAKTKPNTEAVDATTEEQDLPQAAAAVETQANVEGIPEEEESTEAAPEAKVIKFRVTCSRAGDKHSFSSNEAARDFGGAVQEFFQWKADMTKFDVEVLLNIHNDEVVIGIALTEESLHRRNISHFGPTTLRSTLCYGMLRLCKPQASDIILDPMCGTGAIPLEGAIEFNSSFYVAGDNNDMAVNRTVNNVFHIQRRRADKGSASGMPIDTVRWDLCSLPIRTSSIDIIITDMPFGKRMGSRKKNWDLYPSCLREMARVCRPGSGKAVLLTQDKKCFSKALSRMGGLWRKLHTVWVNVGGLHAGVFLLKRTANTFGQTPEDVYESRGANNAQEEEKELS